The following coding sequences are from one Bradyrhizobium sp. 200 window:
- a CDS encoding helix-turn-helix transcriptional regulator, which produces MNAHASTARAERAQPVHIGDHLREWRQRRHLSQLDLAGDAEISARHLSFVETGRAAPSREMVLKLAERLEVPLRERNVLLVAAGFAPAFPQRSLDDPALKSARAAIDLVLKAHEPNPALAYDRHWNLVTANRMVAPLLEGLPPHLLGQPFNILRLAFHPEGLAPRTVNLAEWSAHLLERLHRQCEATADPELLKLYQELKAYRMPARSGPVSADNVAIPFKLRLNGEVLSFISTTMVFGTPVDITLQELALETFFPADDLTAERMRQIAASLT; this is translated from the coding sequence ATGAACGCACATGCTTCCACGGCGCGAGCCGAACGAGCCCAGCCCGTCCATATCGGCGATCACCTGCGCGAATGGCGCCAGCGCCGCCACCTGAGCCAGCTCGATCTGGCGGGAGATGCCGAGATATCCGCGCGCCACCTCAGTTTTGTCGAAACCGGCCGTGCCGCACCGTCGCGCGAAATGGTGCTGAAGCTCGCCGAGCGATTGGAGGTTCCCTTGCGTGAACGCAACGTGCTGCTGGTCGCCGCGGGCTTTGCGCCTGCCTTTCCGCAGCGCTCGCTCGACGATCCCGCGCTCAAATCGGCGCGGGCGGCGATCGATCTCGTACTGAAGGCGCACGAACCGAACCCGGCACTGGCCTATGACCGGCACTGGAATCTGGTAACAGCCAACCGCATGGTGGCGCCGCTGCTCGAAGGCTTGCCGCCGCATTTGCTCGGGCAGCCCTTCAATATCCTGCGTCTGGCCTTTCACCCCGAGGGGCTGGCGCCGCGCACGGTCAATCTCGCCGAATGGAGCGCACATCTCCTGGAGCGGCTGCACCGGCAATGCGAGGCGACGGCCGATCCCGAACTGCTGAAACTATATCAGGAACTGAAAGCCTATCGGATGCCGGCGCGCTCCGGTCCAGTCTCGGCCGATAATGTCGCGATCCCGTTCAAGCTGCGCCTTAACGGCGAAGTCCTGAGCTTCATCTCGACCACCATGGTGTTCGGCACGCCGGTCGACATCACGCTGCAGGAGCTGGCGCTGGAGACGTTCTTCCCCGCCGATGATCTGACAGCCGAGCGGATGCGGCAGATAGCGGCGAGTCTGACGTGA
- a CDS encoding MarR family transcriptional regulator: protein MAKSPSKPITEHLAYLLAQANREINRQLDARFRKEGVPVEQWRILKVLSDGKGHSMGELAEAVLLNHPTLTKMVDRMVSDALVYRVQDADDRRKVLMFSSDRGKALTQRLNSLALSQEAFIAENYGDKATAELKRLLESLIEKAN, encoded by the coding sequence TTGGCCAAATCGCCCAGCAAACCCATCACCGAGCATCTCGCTTATCTGCTTGCGCAGGCCAACCGGGAGATCAATCGTCAGCTCGACGCGCGGTTTCGCAAGGAAGGCGTGCCGGTCGAGCAATGGCGCATTCTGAAAGTTCTTTCCGATGGCAAGGGCCACTCGATGGGTGAGCTCGCCGAGGCCGTATTGCTCAATCACCCGACCCTGACCAAGATGGTCGACCGAATGGTGTCCGACGCGCTCGTCTACCGGGTCCAGGATGCAGACGACCGGCGCAAGGTTTTGATGTTCTCCTCCGATCGCGGCAAGGCGCTGACCCAGCGCCTGAACTCGCTGGCGCTGAGCCAGGAAGCCTTTATCGCCGAGAATTACGGCGACAAGGCCACGGCTGAATTGAAACGCCTGCTGGAAAGCCTGATCGAGAAGGCGAACTGA
- a CDS encoding substrate-binding domain-containing protein, with product MLSPTQFGKFGGSSMPPEWLLKGLPGFGSGSSGPAPRLFRERRDRKKLRIANFVGLSGPSGIWGPASINSTLLGVSEINRRGGILGREIEVAFHDTGGDINDVTRTASDIVASEDADLVMGSHISAVRVALRKVVAGHIPYLYTPVYEGGERTPGVMAIGETPGAQWRPAIEWLANTRQASNWYLIGSDYVWPWLSHKAIKKYIADAGGCVVGEEFVPIGEHNHSAQLARIRAARPDVVLITLIGADSVVFNRTFGEQGLGSQMLRLAGAMDETVLLGIGADNTENLFCASGYFIDRASRENDAFRSQYEASFGRHAPPLGSIAQSNYEGLRFLETVASRAGSLARKPLLSAAANVDYQGARGTIGIRRGSARMPIYLAAANGLDFRLIKQF from the coding sequence TTGCTCTCGCCCACGCAATTTGGAAAGTTCGGCGGGTCGTCCATGCCGCCGGAATGGCTGTTGAAGGGATTGCCGGGGTTCGGTTCGGGAAGCTCCGGGCCGGCGCCGCGCCTGTTCCGTGAGCGTCGCGACCGCAAGAAATTGCGCATTGCCAATTTTGTCGGACTGTCGGGTCCGTCGGGAATCTGGGGCCCGGCCTCCATCAACAGTACGCTGCTCGGCGTTTCCGAGATCAACCGCCGCGGTGGCATTCTCGGCCGCGAGATCGAAGTCGCGTTCCATGATACCGGCGGCGATATCAACGACGTGACGCGGACGGCTTCCGACATTGTCGCGTCCGAAGACGCGGACCTCGTGATGGGTTCGCATATCAGCGCGGTCAGGGTGGCGTTGCGCAAGGTCGTCGCCGGACACATTCCCTACCTTTACACGCCGGTATATGAGGGCGGCGAGCGAACGCCCGGCGTCATGGCCATCGGCGAGACGCCGGGGGCGCAATGGCGTCCGGCCATCGAATGGCTCGCCAACACCAGGCAGGCGTCGAACTGGTATCTGATCGGCAGCGACTATGTCTGGCCATGGCTCTCCCACAAGGCGATCAAGAAATACATCGCGGACGCCGGCGGCTGTGTCGTCGGCGAAGAGTTCGTGCCTATCGGCGAGCACAATCACAGCGCCCAGCTCGCGCGGATCCGGGCCGCCAGGCCCGACGTGGTTCTGATCACGTTGATCGGCGCCGACAGCGTCGTCTTCAACCGTACCTTTGGTGAGCAGGGGCTCGGCTCCCAAATGCTCCGTCTCGCCGGCGCGATGGACGAGACGGTGCTGCTCGGGATCGGTGCCGACAATACCGAAAACCTGTTCTGCGCATCCGGCTATTTCATCGACAGGGCATCGCGCGAGAACGACGCCTTCCGCAGCCAATACGAGGCGTCGTTCGGCCGCCACGCGCCGCCGCTCGGCTCGATCGCGCAGTCGAACTACGAAGGGCTGCGGTTTCTGGAGACGGTGGCGTCGCGCGCAGGATCGCTGGCAAGGAAGCCGCTGCTCTCGGCCGCCGCGAACGTGGACTATCAGGGCGCGCGAGGCACCATTGGCATCCGGCGCGGCAGCGCACGCATGCCGATCTATCTTGCGGCGGCCAACGGGCTCGACTTCCGCCTGATCAAACAATTCTGA
- a CDS encoding amidase gives MTVALPTPDQLRAVADQCGLALTDEDVSSFRGLMQGSVDAYNAVGAMPDEVPIVKYPRTPGYRPSPEENPRNAWYRKSTVKGAASGKLKGKVVALKDNIMLAGVPMMNGSATLEGYVPDFDATIVTRMLDAGAEIAGKVHCESFCISGGSHTNSTGPVHNPHKMGYSAGGSSSGSAVVVALGEVDMAIGGDQGGSIRMPSSFSGTYGMKPTWGLVPYTGVMPIEIFVDHTGPMTANVADNALLLEVLAGDDGYDPRIKSPTVQEYTKALGGGVKGMKIAIVKEGFEQAGAEAAVNESVREAAKRLASLGAAVEEVSIPMHMVAPAVWTPIGAEGIAQTMMFGDGYGLSRSDLYSTSLMDFHRGWRGQADSLSETTKLFLMLGVYINNNFGPRYYGKAVNISRRVTAAYDKVLANYDLLLMPTTPMKATPLPAPGAAREEVCARAFEMITNTAPFDITHHPAMSLPCGMVDGLPVGLMLVGRHFDESTIYRAAHAFEQSGDWKKM, from the coding sequence GTGACAGTAGCGCTTCCAACACCCGATCAACTGCGCGCGGTCGCCGATCAATGCGGTCTGGCATTGACCGATGAGGACGTCTCTTCCTTCCGCGGTTTGATGCAAGGCTCCGTCGATGCCTACAACGCCGTCGGCGCGATGCCTGACGAAGTCCCGATCGTCAAATACCCGCGGACGCCGGGCTATCGTCCCAGTCCGGAGGAAAATCCGCGCAACGCCTGGTACCGCAAATCGACCGTCAAGGGCGCGGCGAGCGGCAAGCTGAAAGGCAAGGTCGTGGCGCTGAAGGACAACATCATGCTGGCCGGGGTGCCGATGATGAACGGCTCCGCGACGCTCGAAGGCTACGTGCCGGATTTCGACGCCACCATCGTCACACGCATGCTCGATGCCGGCGCGGAGATTGCGGGCAAGGTGCATTGCGAGTCGTTTTGCATATCCGGCGGCAGCCACACCAATTCGACCGGCCCGGTCCATAATCCCCACAAGATGGGTTACTCCGCCGGCGGATCGTCCTCGGGGAGTGCGGTCGTTGTCGCGCTCGGCGAGGTCGACATGGCGATCGGCGGCGACCAGGGCGGATCGATCCGAATGCCATCCTCGTTCAGCGGCACCTACGGCATGAAGCCGACCTGGGGGCTAGTGCCTTACACCGGCGTCATGCCGATCGAAATCTTCGTCGACCATACCGGGCCGATGACCGCGAACGTTGCCGACAACGCCCTGCTGCTCGAAGTGCTCGCCGGCGACGACGGTTACGATCCGCGGATCAAGTCGCCCACGGTGCAGGAGTACACCAAGGCGCTTGGCGGCGGCGTCAAGGGCATGAAGATCGCCATCGTCAAGGAAGGTTTTGAGCAGGCCGGCGCCGAAGCCGCCGTCAACGAAAGCGTGCGGGAAGCGGCAAAGCGGCTCGCGAGCCTCGGCGCTGCCGTTGAGGAAGTCTCAATCCCGATGCACATGGTGGCACCGGCAGTCTGGACGCCGATCGGAGCCGAAGGCATCGCGCAGACCATGATGTTTGGCGACGGCTATGGTCTCAGCCGTTCGGACCTCTACTCGACGTCGCTGATGGATTTTCACCGCGGCTGGCGCGGGCAGGCGGATTCGCTCTCGGAAACGACAAAACTGTTTCTGATGCTTGGCGTCTACATCAACAATAATTTCGGCCCGCGCTACTACGGGAAGGCCGTCAACATCTCGCGCCGCGTGACCGCGGCCTACGACAAGGTGCTGGCGAACTACGATCTCCTCTTGATGCCGACCACGCCGATGAAGGCGACGCCGCTGCCGGCGCCGGGCGCGGCCCGCGAGGAGGTGTGCGCGCGCGCATTCGAGATGATCACCAACACCGCCCCGTTCGACATCACGCACCACCCGGCGATGTCGCTGCCCTGCGGCATGGTGGACGGACTTCCTGTCGGCCTGATGCTGGTCGGCCGGCATTTCGATGAATCGACCATCTATCGCGCGGCGCATGCCTTCGAGCAGTCCGGCGACTGGAAGAAAATGTAA
- a CDS encoding branched-chain amino acid ABC transporter permease, protein MDNLFVALFEILSFGAIVVLVVLGLGIIASMMGIFNFAQGEFVLLGAYVTYIVHSAGLPVWLGMLAAPFVVGALGFFLERTIVRRFYAAPIVAMLGTYALGLIIREIVRGLIGGLYLSVPEPLGGSVTIGTMHFSTWRLVIILITALVMIGSYLLLARTAFGLRIRASLENPALARASGISTNAIYGATFAFGAALAGLAGALIVPVFSLFADLGLRFLIQGFVAVMVGGVGSFAGPVAGAGVIGTLAAALPWIIPPVIADVLVFVLAIIFIKFRPQGLLSAKGV, encoded by the coding sequence ATGGATAATCTGTTCGTCGCACTGTTCGAGATCCTGAGTTTCGGCGCGATCGTCGTACTGGTCGTGCTGGGGCTCGGGATCATCGCCAGCATGATGGGCATCTTCAATTTCGCCCAGGGCGAGTTCGTCCTGCTTGGCGCCTATGTGACCTATATCGTCCACAGTGCGGGCCTGCCGGTTTGGCTCGGAATGCTGGCTGCGCCCTTTGTCGTCGGCGCATTGGGATTTTTCCTGGAGCGGACGATCGTCCGGCGATTTTACGCCGCACCAATCGTGGCGATGCTCGGCACCTATGCACTCGGGCTCATCATCCGCGAGATCGTCCGCGGTTTGATCGGCGGGTTGTACCTGTCGGTCCCGGAGCCGCTCGGTGGTTCGGTCACTATCGGGACCATGCATTTTTCCACCTGGCGGCTGGTCATCATTCTCATTACGGCACTCGTGATGATCGGCAGCTACCTGCTGCTGGCACGCACTGCCTTCGGACTACGAATTCGGGCGTCGCTGGAAAATCCTGCGCTCGCCCGCGCATCGGGCATTTCGACCAATGCGATCTATGGCGCGACGTTTGCATTCGGCGCGGCGCTCGCGGGGCTTGCGGGTGCGTTGATCGTGCCGGTGTTCTCGCTGTTTGCCGATCTCGGCCTGCGCTTCCTGATTCAGGGGTTCGTCGCCGTGATGGTCGGCGGGGTCGGCTCGTTCGCAGGGCCGGTAGCGGGCGCCGGTGTGATCGGAACGCTCGCCGCAGCGCTGCCATGGATCATTCCGCCTGTCATCGCCGACGTTCTCGTGTTCGTTCTCGCCATCATCTTTATCAAGTTTCGGCCGCAAGGCCTGCTTTCAGCAAAGGGGGTCTAG
- a CDS encoding IS5 family transposase (programmed frameshift): MHRFVLTDAQWAKMEPLCLGKATDPGRTGGDNRLFLEAVLWIARTGSPWRDLPPTFGNWNTVFKRYRDWVKAGVFKRIFDAVSDDPDMEFAMVDATIVKVHRHAQGAKGGQKNQAIGKSKGGWTTKILALTDALGNLVRFILLPGHRFDTVGVAPLIKDLEFGGLIADKAFDSNWIIEDMNERKAKVVISQHQRRAKPLDIDKDIYKWRHLIENFFGKLKEFKRVAMRCDKTDSSFEAMIYLATAVIHSR, encoded by the exons ATGCACCGATTCGTTTTGACGGACGCTCAATGGGCGAAGATGGAGCCGCTTTGTTTGGGCAAGGCCACGGACCCCGGCCGCACAGGGGGTGACAACCGTTTGTTTCTCGAAGCAGTGCTGTGGATCGCGCGCACGGGCAGCCCATGGAGAGACCTTCCGCCGACGTTCGGCAACTGGAATACGGTGTTCAAGCGCTATCGCGATTGGGTGAAGGCCGGCGTTTTCAAGCGGATTTTCGATGCCGTATCGGATGATCCGGATATGGAGTTCGCCATGGTCGACGCGACAATCGTCAAAGTTCACCGCCACGCGCAGGGAGCAAAAGGGGGACAAAAAA ATCAGGCCATCGGCAAGTCGAAGGGCGGCTGGACCACGAAAATCCTTGCGCTGACCGACGCACTTGGGAACCTGGTGCGGTTCATCCTGCTCCCCGGCCATCGCTTTGACACCGTCGGCGTCGCGCCCCTGATCAAGGACCTCGAATTCGGCGGCCTGATCGCTGATAAGGCTTTTGATTCCAACTGGATCATCGAAGACATGAACGAGCGCAAGGCGAAGGTCGTAATCTCGCAGCATCAAAGGCGCGCCAAGCCTCTCGACATCGACAAGGACATCTACAAATGGCGCCACCTGATCGAGAACTTCTTCGGCAAGCTGAAGGAATTCAAGCGCGTGGCAATGCGATGCGACAAGACAGACAGCAGTTTCGAGGCGATGATCTACCTCGCCACCGCCGTCATCCATTCCAGGTGA